The DNA sequence CAGGATCACAGACTAATGCAAACAGTGTCACATTAGGTGTATGATCCTCATTTTAATATGATTCAGTTGCATTATGTATTATGATGTAAAATTGTTGTGCAACCCCTTAAACTGCTGAGAGGTCCATTCTTAGTTTGAATTCTCAAACAACAAACTGATCCAACAACAATTGTGCGAGAGCTTATTGAATAATGGCCCTGTGTATCCCAGCCTAACGGCAACAGGAGAGTGAGCACCCATCCACCTTTTCTTAACATGAAAACTTCAAACGGCACTTAACATGACCGCCACTTGGATACACCTCGGCCACTCCATTTCTACAGTTTGCTTAGAAATGTCTTTGATATGTAGAAACGGTTGAATTTTTCTATGCAATTTACAAAGGTGAGATGAATAACTTGGACTAGACCGCTACGGTCAAACTTTCGTTCTATTTTCTTGAGACAGTCAAGCAAACATTTTTCTAACCCCATAGTTGTAGCATGGGAATGTGGCTTACTGAAGAACCAACTCCTAATTATCACAAGCAAATTGTGCTAAATGCCCACAATAAACCACCTTGTTCAAAAAAGTTAAACAGCCAAGGTACATGTGTATTTTCAGAGCTGGATTTATGGTCAATGAAGCTCAAATGGTCGACAAATCAATATTGTTGCGTACGCGGGCCGCtggacattttcaaaaggtcGTTGTTGAAAAGATTTATCGGAATCGCCTCCTGGATTGAATTTCTGTTAGTTCTCTTTGCGAACACAATAGCTGCCTTCGCTTTGCTCTGCTTCGATTGTGTGAATATTATATATTCAATCTTTCTACAATACCAACcgtagtagggctgtcctcaccAGTCATGGACAGAGGTTCCCATTACCCTTTGTAGTATTTAATAGGCAGCATAAACTCCAATCGTCCTTTCACTAATTGATAACCTTTCTCTCAGGGCCCCGTATGGCAGTTATGGGGACAGCAAAGAACCCCAAACTCGGTCACGCTCACCGGTTTATGGACGGGAGAGCCGTGAAGGGCGTGAGCCTCGGGAGAGCCGTGATGGGCGGGAGTCTCGGGACAGCCGTGATGGGAGGGACCCGGGTAGAGAGTCGAGGCCAGGTGGCCACTCTCGTGACCATGATTACCGGTACCGTAGCTCAGAGAGCAGAGACAAAGACCCCAGAGGCCCAGACCCCAGAGGCCCAGACCCCAGAGGCCCAGATCCCAGAGGCCCAGAGTCACGTGATCCTGCATACAGGTGACTACTGACAGCCCATTAGTTGGAAGTCCCGGGTTAAGTGCTTACATTTTTATCTGAACCTGAAATGTTGCCATACAGCAGAGATGACTATGACCGATACTACCGCAGTGGCAGTGGTGCAGAAGACTTTTATCGGAGGAAGGATGAACCCTTCAGGGACCCTTACAGAGATCCCTGGAACGGACGCCGTGAGCCAGAGGGTATGTGTATTACAGTGAACATGCCAAATTCTATTAAGTTGCTCTTAGTTGATTAAGTATGTAACTAGAGTAATATTGTGTTAATTGTAAAAATATATCTTAATTTTTCTTGGATAGATTGGGTTTTCTTAATTGTTTGAATATACAAACTCTTTATACAAAGTTTCTTTGTTCTAACATTCCACAAGTTATTTCTGTAGGTTTGGTTATCCATTTTGCTAACTAGCTTAGTTTTCCAGATGCGAGGACACGGCACCATAACTTGACACAGCAGGCACAACCGAGGGCCTTGTACAACCAAACCTAAATAATGTCCTTGTTTAACCATAATAATTTAAACTACATATTTCAAGATGAAGATgtaggtttttttatttttaaattgagaaatgttttgcacaACTGCAGTATTTATAGTATGTCAGGGTTGAATGagaaattacctttttttttaggctTTATTTTAGAAAgtagatttattttaattttttttaaagtcaatttTAGAATTTTATTCAACTGCTAAACATTTTACTGACATTTTCCAGTCGCCTCCAACCTCTCCTCAACAGTAGATGATCGTGCTCGACCAGAAGAGCGTCGGCGTAACGAATTGTATCGACAGTACTATGAAGAACTCCAGCGGCGCTACGACACTGACCGTCCTGTTGACTGCTCTGTGATTGTCGTCAACAAGGCACAAAAGTATGTCCACTCTCTGTTGCTTACGGGAAAACGCAAATGTTGGACCAGAAACCTGCTCTGTAAATGTTCGACCAGTACATGGCATATTTTCATATCgctcctgtgtttttgtttgcctgtgtgtACTTGTGCTCCGAAAACAACTGTAGGGAGTATGCGGAGACGGTCGGGCGGAAAGTCCGTGATTTGGGCATGGTGGTGGATCTGATCTTCCTCAACACAGAAGTCTCACTAACCCAGGCACTGGAGGATGTAGGCCGAGCTCGCACTCCCTTTGCCATCATCATTACCCAGCAGCACCAGGTCCACCGGTCGTGCACTGTCAACATCCTGTGTGGCACACCGCAAGGTAATGCCAGAAGACAGTATGCATCTATTGGTTGGTAGGGTCACTTTTGGTCCCTCCAATAACAAAGGGCACAGCATTTCAAAGGTGCATCTATTTTGTTGGTAACCTACTAATCTTTGTTGTGCTTTTATTGCCGTAGAGCATCGGAACATGCCAATGCAGGATGCCATGATGCTGGTTGCCCACAATTATGACACGTACAAAGTTGAAAACCGCGAAAAAGAACGCGAGGAGATTGCCAGAAATGCTGCCAAGATGGCGGACAGTGTATTACTCAGGGAGCCTGACAGAGAGAGCCACCCGGTTTCTGTGCTCACCGCCATCACACTGCTGTCTGAAAACAGGTATCTGGTTTaatatcttttaaaatgaaagtgTTGTGTAagctccatccatccatccatcttcgtccgcttatccggtatcgggtcgcgggggtaacagctccagcaggggaaaCTGGGAACTGTGTAAGCTCttgaatgaaaaacaaaagatggGAGCTGTGGGTGGagaatgtaaaatgtaatgtaagttTCAGTCACCTTTGTTTTCCATGTTGTACTTCCTTTGGTTTCTCACGCGTTGTTTAAAAATCTCCACACttggaataatttttttttccggTGTGATCGCTGGGTAGATTTGTAACACCAGAGGAAATGGATGGACTCATTGCCTACCTGACGGACAAAAGAACCCGGCTGCTACGAAGCGCTGCAGACCCTCTTGCAGGTAAGATGAAAGTATCCTATTTTAAGGGATTAATACAAATTTGGAAGATGCCCACGTTAATTATCTATCTCAGATTGCTAAAACCTCAACTTCACAATGCATTTTTATACAGACTCCTACATCTTTACATTGGAATTGTGATCGAGATTTCTTTACTCACCCAGTATAGAAATAAAATTTATTCAATGTGGATGCAAGGTTTCTATTAAAGGACagttccggcgcaaaatgaacctaggggttaataacacacgtGTACAGAgtttgaccgttctctgggaattgttttcatgctaatcgattgtgaccagttttagtgcaaaccgctaattagcttataacgctagtcgttgaggcaagggtaaagtaaaaagatatctctatttctataccattaacaaggctcaaaatagcaccacacttccacggtagcataacgAGGGTctctacatgtaaaccgaagcattgagaacttcaTAAGtttacagacagtttattaaaaagatagtttagaaagaccgTACCGTTCACatatacaggcgggcgccatcttgggaaaacagtcacgaccagtcgagtgacgaacgccgtgcaacgtgAGCTGAACTGTCGCTTGAAATCGCCCATGGTCCGTGGTTTCCTAATGGGTCGATAGGAATTACgtttgtgaaatgtaattacatggaaatgcatgaattatattggtttattaaaatatatgcaCGCCGTTTGATTGGTCGTGAcggttttcccaagatggcgcccgcctgtatatGTGAAAGGTAcggtctttctaaactatctttttaataaactgtctgtaaacttacaaagttctcagtgcttcagtttacatgtagAGACCCTCATTAtactaccgtggaagtgtggtgctatttagAGCCTTGTTAGtagtatagaaatagcgatttctttttactctatccgtgccccgacgactagcgttataagctaattagcgctTTACAATAAAACTagtcacattcaattagcatgaaaacaaatcccagagaacggtcgaacTCGGACATGTTATTAACCCCGAGCTTCAATTAGTGCCGAATTTGTCCTTTAACATAGACTTAAAAAATGTGTACTTTGTGAACTATTAATGTTCTCCTACGGTAGAATTTAATTATTGCTCCCATTTGTCTCGTAGTAGTAGTAAATTCTAACCAAACCTTTCACCTTACAGCTACAGTCCATGCTGCAGCCCCTGCAGCAGTACACCATGACGTTCCACCCTCAGCCGCAGGACTGCCACCTGCATCCCATCCGACTCGCACACCCGCACAGACCAGCCACCTCGGCTTATCCGCTGCTTCAGGCGCCTCAGCTAACCCCAGCCATCAGCAGGAGCTGCAGGCTAAAATCCTCAGCCTGTTCAACAGTGGCAGCGGGGTTTCAGCAGGCGCTAGTGGCCCACCCTCCGCCTCCCAGCCACAGGCCTACAGCTCCCTTGGCCCACCACCGTCCCAGAACCCAGCCCGCCCACCCATGCCTGGCCCTCCTGCAGTTGGTTCCCAGGGTTATGGCACCCCACCTGGCCGCATGCAAGTCCCACCCGGTGTTCAAAGACCCCCCACTTCTGCCTCAGGTATCAATTTTGACAACCCAAGTGTACAGAAAGCGCTGGACACCCTCATTCAGAGTGGACCGTCTCTCAACCACCTGGTGGGCCCTGCTGGCTCACAGCAGCAACCCCCAAGGTCTGCACCCAGCATGGGCCAGGTCCCGCCTATGTCCATGTATCCCCGGCATTACTGATAGGTTGTAGTGAATTTATTACTTCTCCTAATGTGAGGTCCACCTCTCCCTGTGACACAAGTAGACACCACATCAATTCTCTGTGCAGTGAATTTACCAGCTGTGAGTAGGAATATTTGAAGGTTGGATCTTTTTGTAAGagcttttaatcttttttttttttttttttttttttttttttttattctgagtATTGTGTTAAGTTGATTTAAATTTGACAACTTGTCCAGACTTTGTAATGGTCTGTATTTTCAATTGTTATTAGCCAGAAGATAATTATTCTTCTTACATGTAAGTTAAACTATGAGGCAAAGTTGCATGTGCAAAGTACActatactttggtttatgatgGACTCCTTAGTTCTTTTCCAACCATGATCGATTGTGTTTTATAGTTAACCGTGTCTTTTTAATTTGTAACATTTTCATtgtcaaaacaagacatgattAAAAACTCCACACAATTGTAGTAATAAAATGGTattggtttattgcattttGTGCTGACAAATCTATAAAATGGAACGGGTATCTCCAGAAGCCATAGAGATATAAGCATTTTGAAATGTAAGATAAAACtactttttcccctttttttttttttttttttttttttttttttatttttatgtaccATGAAACACAATAGagaataatacattttgttttttaaacttttgaatATTTAACTTacactgacacaaaaaaaacacctccaCACTAActgtatttgatttatttacacGTAGCCCCCTCCCAGCCCGCCCCCAGCAgttacatgtacacacatacacactcccaCAGAACTGAAAGGAACACACTACGGCTTTACCATAAGACCAGGTACAGTATCAAGGTATAGTAATGAACGGTTCTGAATGAAAAACCCTTTCATATTACCGAAATTCAAaacatgtgtctttgtgtgtatgctGTATATATCATCTATACCTACATCCATTACATTTGTCAAGCATCCATACAAAATGTTTCCCACAACTCCagtgaattaaaaacaaacctgGACAGTGATGAGATTCCTCTATAGGGAGGTATGgttattaaataaaatactgtatttgtCGAAGGCCATAAAATATTAAAGGAAAATTAATTCCGGGAAATGGCTTGTTCCCAAAAGTAAAATGAGAAAATCAATACCACTCAGGTCTGTCAGTTAAATATGAAGCACACAGACTGGATaatggctctgtccaaagatgACACAATCCAAAGCTCAATAACTAACACGTTTAAACTGTACAAAAACCGACGTAAAAACTGCTTTGAGGTTGTGGACCGTACCATTTCTGGTCGGGACCAGCAACCTGaacataaaatcaatcaatatttgtcacatgaaatcataCAAGGTACAATTCTAATGaaatgtatgtgtatttataaatttgtataatttatttttatactttgGTTTTGAATGGATCAAACGATCCAAGGAGTTAATAAATGAGCTTTAGAGATGCGGCTAGGTGGTTTTTGTAACAGTTGGACAgtttccctgtttccagtctatgTGCTGAAAAgttttttctttaaaggtcTGAATGTTGACATGACTGACCAGTTTTGGTGATTGGTAACTTTTGTAGTTAATACATTGACTGAATATAATTGACTGGATATAGCCTAACCCCAGTTATTTACTGAAAAGTGgataaatgaacagttttgGACAGGCATGCAACTTCCACCAAATTCTGGATTTGCAGGCTTCTCCTACTACTTTGGCACTTCATAGTTTTACCCTATTgacacaaacttttttttaaatctattaaTGATAATTGTTACaaaatgttgtaaaatggtAAACAGTATTTACTTGTCTGCGTCTAATTCACGGGAGCACACATTTGCACACCATCATTTATGTAGTTAACTGAAATATACTTTGGTAATCAGTTTATCTCCAGATAATATTTGACACAATAAGAAGACCCTGTCAATAAATCTACCATAAAAATAGAATCTTGTACTATAATAATATTCATCTTGGATACAATGATTGGCCAGTCCTaaggaaagagaagaaaaaaaaacataactacTAGAAAGAAAAGTTCCCAACTGatataaacaaaatacttttataCCACAAACACCCAATATATTTTCAATACACCTTGTTCAGGGTAATTGCACGCATGCACTGAGTTACACAACATGACTGGGACCTGGCTCTGCTTGCACTGCGTGGATAGCCACTTGAGTTCTTCTCTTTAGCTCCCAGAGAGGTCGACTGTGTGTAATGTAAGTGCAGCTTTGCCTCCAACATCAGGCACATCTGTATGCTGCTTCTGTGAAAATATACTAAAGGTTACGATCTTATCTGAGCTACAGACTGTGTGTGCCCTCTCTGTTGTAATCTGGGACTTGTTTGATATTTTCTCTGTTGGTGTCTTAACAGGACAGCCTCCTCAACCCGGTAACAGATGTGTTTCAGAGCCCTTAATATCCATTTAAGGATGGAGACTGAGTAATGATCACCGGCAAGTTTGTCTCATGCTACAGTTGTGCAGGCGAAGGATCTGATCTAAATCATGGATCAGTTGTGGGGAGAGGGGGCGTGCTGGTTTCTAAGTCGACTATCTTGTGTCGTCCAAGCAGAGCCGGTGCCAGAATTGGAAGCGCGAGTTTTATATTCTTTGATCATTTTTCAGAATTATACTGCaatcacatttaaaatacaGAGCTGGGGTGGATTTAGTGGCTGGGATGGGGGAGGCCAGGGATTTGGGGGAAGATGAGGTGAGGAGAGGgggttgggggtgtgaaggaGGGATTCTGGGAAGGCTCACCTCACAGATTGAGTGACAAGCACTATAAATTTAACAGTtactattattctttttttttttttaaaagaagtttGGCAAGAGAAAGGAAAGAATGTGATGCATGCTAAAATGTCCAAGACAATGCTGAAAAGATAAGATGTAAACAAAATCAGCAGGTAGGTCTCTGGATTATTGCAGTTCGGAAAACTGCTTAAACATGACAGGAATTAATTCTATTTTGTAGTCTGAGCTGTCAGACCTCCATGGCTGGCTGTAATACACTCGTGTGCCACCAGAGATCACTGTGGGATAGAGTCTGTACAGAGCAGGCTGGCTCTTGTtagaccccccaccccccaccccccactccTGCAGACTGATCCTGTCACAGAGTACCCCTTCAGTGTAAAGTGCTTTGCTGTCTCAGCCACATTTGGGATGAACACTAGACCTTTATTGTCTGTAACACCTGGTGACAAACATTCTCATGAAATAAAGTGACACCTCCAGTTGTGTctagaaaataaataacataactgtgacaaaatgtaaaaacttaCCAATGTGAGAACAATATTGCACATAATCTTACAAAACTCTAAGACTTTGTCCACAGTGATAGAACAGTGTACAACAAAAGACAACACTAGTAGGTTATAGTGTCTCTGAATTAAGTGATCCATATTTACAAAGGTGAAATGACCATTTCTACAGCTCATCCATTCGCAAACTCAAAATCTCCTATTGCGTTACATAAGACTATTTGAGCAAGATTGAAATATAACAAGTAACAATATAGTGAACTCatacttttcttattttttgcaAAAGACTTGTTTTCAAGGTTTCTAGCCATGTCGCCGGCTGAGCGGCAAACACTCCAGAGTTGATAGGAGGTGACAACATTTGACAACCTTTCACCCCACTCTGCACCTTGAACATGTAAGTCATCACTATAGAAACCACTAAAACAAATATTGCCACATAGTACCATGCAAACAGcaattataaaacatttataattcaataaataaattcatTTCCAATAAACTTCTCCAATAAACATCAGATATCTTTtcttttgaatacattttaaaaggctcaGTTGATGCAGGCAATGTTGTGGAGACAATCCCAAAATAGCCATGTTCTTCAAAAACTAATGTGAGCGTTAAACAACCCCTTTGTCAGAGTTAAGCGTGACAAGCATATTAAAGAAAATCTTCATGACTTGGCACCCTAAAATCTTCAAAAACTAGGAGAGGCTGCTTCTTAAGTATCACAGGTGTCAAAGGTAGGTATGTTAAAAATTTCCAAACAGTAACGTTTAGCAgataaatattcatatttaaacattttcatgattCCTGTAATTTTCTTTAAGTAAAGTACGTAAATTAATAATCTGGTACGTTAAAATTGGTTCACTTTATTTATGGGATTAAACATGGTAATAATCGagagcttttttttaaagagaataAACGGGTGGGGGATTTGCCCTCAGTTGTTTAATATTGCATCAAGGTATTCAGTATAGTTttgtaataaaaacagaaagctAATGCTGTCCAGAGACCTCAGGCCAAATGTTTACAGGTACAGCCTCGTCTTGTTAaacaacaaccaccaccaccactgatATGTATGTCTATACCCTTTTTCACTTCATCTTTAATGTTGCTTAGTCATCTCTATTTACAGTAGAAATAAATCTATTGATACTAGCAGCATTCACAACATATGGTCCGACATTCAAGCAACACTAAAAACATTAAATACTGTTTGTAAATAGTTCTAGAAACTAATTTGTTTTGCTTCCCTatattgtatatactgtatatatatacttatttatttatattcatatttctaCTACAAGTGCAAATGACCAAAAACAGTTTCttccagaaaaaaacaaacagaaataaattaaaGTGACAGCTGTCCTTGGTCAAAGTGAGatgattctgtttttttttaaagacttacGAAATCtacatatacaaaatatatgtgtaaaaaaataaataagatgaTCGCATGAGTCCAGATTTCAACTATTGCACATTCCTTCCAAGATGCACTTTTTGAACCTAAATATGATTTGCTTACCAGTCATTCAGTCAGGCTCAAATCTTAACCAATCTAGAGGATATAAAATCTCACTGGAGAGTCTACTGCATAGAGTTCAGTCTTGTGGACAATGTGAGTTTCCTAGCTACAGAAGCCATTGTCCTCTCCATTTATTTAGACTTGACCCTTTAAATAATCAATCGATAGATGTTCAAAGTCTCAATTCTGTAACAGCTGATATACCGGCTTCTAATCTGAGCTTCCGAACATCTATTCTTTTATCATTTATAGGGCGACTTTCCAACTACGGTGTCATCGTTACCGTACTAGTTTCATGTAGACACCTCAGTTTTCCTTCTTTTATGTAGCACACTTTGTTCCCTCTAATTCAATAGAATTTTTGTTCACTATTTCTCTTTGAAAAATACTTTGATATGGCACATTTAATGTAATCTAAATTAggcaaaaacaacaatatatcTTTGAGTGACAATCAAAATGACATACAACTATTTCATTAATATGTGTAAGTTTTGTctataaacataaatacatatttgttcTCTAGatgaaaaaataacatttagtgttttgttttttttaatttaatgaatTTGATGAATTCATCAAAGTTTCACTTTGTTGCACAGTGGCGGACAGTGCAGGTGCAGTGCTTGTTGAGGTTACAATGACGGTTACCATAGTGACAGGAGCCTATGCCatccaataaataaatagataaataaacgTTGAAAACTGCGTTTTTGAGCTGTCCCTCTCAGCGAAGGAATGTTTTCTCTCCACTAGAAGCTTtttagtatgtcacaaaaatacTACACTCATACTGAACAACGCGTCAGAGCttgtacattatttacagtgatCCACACGAGAGTCGAGGGGTGCTGGCATTGACAATCTCCTCGGGGTGTTTGTACTGTCCCCATTGTTACACCAGCCTTCTGGTAGGAAACGCACTATTCACAGTTTTAATTACGTGTCAATCTCTACAAACTAAGCTAGccttgttgtattttttttggcaCTAACAGTGGCCAAGGGGATGAACAGCCACTAAGAAATCAATTGAAAGGAGGACAGGTAGAAAGACAGTGATGGCGGTAACACAACAAGTGGAGTAGAAACACCCACACAGTTATAAGGACGCCATGCTAAGGATTATCAGGTTAAAGATAATACTGAAGGTTTGATCCACATGCCTTTTCAGTCTTCTTCGAAAACCAATGTGAATTTCACAGTTCGTACTTAAGGACTCTGTTCTCCTTCCAGCTGGTGGTCCTGACCGTGGGTAGCAGTGTCTTTTTGCCTTGAAAGATAAATCACATAGAAGACAACAGGCTGGAGCGCTGTGGGAGGTGTGCGATCACCACAACGGAACTAAACAGACAATCCTACGTTGAGCTCATTTCAGTTAGGCTCTCGTTCTCCTATTCAAGCagaagctgctgctgttatGCCACacttatatttgaaaaaaattaataaaaaaaaagtaaaagaaccC is a window from the Perca flavescens isolate YP-PL-M2 chromosome 4, PFLA_1.0, whole genome shotgun sequence genome containing:
- the ncoa5 gene encoding nuclear receptor coactivator 5 isoform X7, whose translation is MSRRRSCSASPGRFSRTCSSNDPREMERRIFVGNLPTSDMEKKDLEDLFSPYGKIVGVSMFRGFGFVQFERVEEAEAAKSAQKGRIYKGYKIDVNMAVERRQAKLQSQQSPPRRAPYGSYGDSKEPQTRSRSPVYGRESREGREPRESRDGRESRDSRDGRDPGRESRPGGHSRDHDYRYRSSESRDKDPRGPDPRGPDPRGPDPRGPESRDPAYSRDDYDRYYRSGSGAEDFYRRKDEPFRDPYRDPWNGRREPEDDRARPEERRRNELYRQYYEELQRRYDTDRPVDCSVIVVNKAQKEYAETVGRKVRDLGMVVDLIFLNTEVSLTQALEDVGRARTPFAIIITQQHQVHRSCTVNILCGTPQEHRNMPMQDAMMLVAHNYDTYKVENREKEREEIARNAAKMADSVLLREPDRESHPVSVLTAITLLSENRFVTPEEMDGLIAYLTDKRTRLLRSAADPLAATVHAAAPAAVHHDVPPSAAGLPPASHPTRTPAQTSHLGLSAASGASANPSHQQELQAKILSLFNSGSGVSAGASGPPSASQPQAYSSLGPPPSQNPARPPMPGPPAVGSQGYGTPPGRMQVPPGVQRPPTSASGINFDNPSVQKALDTLIQSGPSLNHLVGPAGSQQQPPRSAPSMGQVPPMSMYPRHY
- the ncoa5 gene encoding nuclear receptor coactivator 5 isoform X10, with product MERRIFVGNLPTSDMEKKDLEDLFSPYGKIVGVSMFRGFGFVQFERVEEAEAAKSAQKGRIYKGYKIDVNMAVERRQAKLQSQQSPPRRAPYGSYGDSKEPQTRSRSPVYGRESREGREPRESRDGRESRDSRDGRDPGRESRPGGHSRDHDYRYRSSESRDKDPRGPDPRGPDPRGPDPRGPESRDPAYSRDDYDRYYRSGSGAEDFYRRKDEPFRDPYRDPWNGRREPEDDRARPEERRRNELYRQYYEELQRRYDTDRPVDCSVIVVNKAQKEYAETVGRKVRDLGMVVDLIFLNTEVSLTQALEDVGRARTPFAIIITQQHQVHRSCTVNILCGTPQEHRNMPMQDAMMLVAHNYDTYKVENREKEREEIARNAAKMADSVLLREPDRESHPVSVLTAITLLSENRFVTPEEMDGLIAYLTDKRTRLLRSAADPLAATVHAAAPAAVHHDVPPSAAGLPPASHPTRTPAQTSHLGLSAASGASANPSHQQELQAKILSLFNSGSGVSAGASGPPSASQPQAYSSLGPPPSQNPARPPMPGPPAVGSQGYGTPPGRMQVPPGVQRPPTSASGINFDNPSVQKALDTLIQSGPSLNHLVGPAGSQQQPPRSAPSMGQVPPMSMYPRHY
- the ncoa5 gene encoding nuclear receptor coactivator 5 isoform X1; translated protein: MSRRRSCSASPGRFSRTCSSNDPREMERRIFVGNLPTSDMEKKDLEDLFSPYGKIVGVSMFRGFGFVQFERVEEAEAAKSAQKGRIYKGYKIDVNMAVERRQAKLQSQQSPPRRAPYGSYGDSKEPQTRSRSPVYGRESREGREPRESRDGRESRDSRDGRDPGRESRPGGHSRDHDYRYRSSESRDKDPRGPDPRGPDPRGPDPRGPESRDPAYSRDDYDRYYRSGSGAEDFYRRKDEPFRDPYRDPWNGRREPEVASNLSSTVDDRARPEERRRNELYRQYYEELQRRYDTDRPVDCSVIVVNKAQNVYLCSENNCREYAETVGRKVRDLGMVVDLIFLNTEVSLTQALEDVGRARTPFAIIITQQHQVHRSCTVNILCGTPQEHRNMPMQDAMMLVAHNYDTYKVENREKEREEIARNAAKMADSVLLREPDRESHPVSVLTAITLLSENRFVTPEEMDGLIAYLTDKRTRLLRSAADPLAATVHAAAPAAVHHDVPPSAAGLPPASHPTRTPAQTSHLGLSAASGASANPSHQQELQAKILSLFNSGSGVSAGASGPPSASQPQAYSSLGPPPSQNPARPPMPGPPAVGSQGYGTPPGRMQVPPGVQRPPTSASGINFDNPSVQKALDTLIQSGPSLNHLVGPAGSQQQPPRSAPSMGQVPPMSMYPRHY
- the ncoa5 gene encoding nuclear receptor coactivator 5 isoform X6 codes for the protein MSRRRSCSASPGRFSRTCSSNDPREMERRIFVGNLPTSDMEKKDLEDLFSPYGKIVGVSMFRGFGFVQFERVEEAEAAKSAQKGRIYKGYKIDVNMAVERRQAKLQSQQSPPRRAPYGSYGDSKEPQTRSRSPVYGRESREGREPRESRDGRESRDSRDGRDPGRESRPGGHSRDHDYRYRSSESRDKDPRGPDPRGPDPRGPDPRGPESRDPAYSRDDYDRYYRSGSGAEDFYRRKDEPFRDPYRDPWNGRREPEDDRARPEERRRNELYRQYYEELQRRYDTDRPVDCSVIVVNKAQNREYAETVGRKVRDLGMVVDLIFLNTEVSLTQALEDVGRARTPFAIIITQQHQVHRSCTVNILCGTPQEHRNMPMQDAMMLVAHNYDTYKVENREKEREEIARNAAKMADSVLLREPDRESHPVSVLTAITLLSENRFVTPEEMDGLIAYLTDKRTRLLRSAADPLAATVHAAAPAAVHHDVPPSAAGLPPASHPTRTPAQTSHLGLSAASGASANPSHQQELQAKILSLFNSGSGVSAGASGPPSASQPQAYSSLGPPPSQNPARPPMPGPPAVGSQGYGTPPGRMQVPPGVQRPPTSASGINFDNPSVQKALDTLIQSGPSLNHLVGPAGSQQQPPRSAPSMGQVPPMSMYPRHY
- the ncoa5 gene encoding nuclear receptor coactivator 5 isoform X8, translating into MERRIFVGNLPTSDMEKKDLEDLFSPYGKIVGVSMFRGFGFVQFERVEEAEAAKSAQKGRIYKGYKIDVNMAVERRQAKLQSQQSPPRRAPYGSYGDSKEPQTRSRSPVYGRESREGREPRESRDGRESRDSRDGRDPGRESRPGGHSRDHDYRYRSSESRDKDPRGPDPRGPDPRGPDPRGPESRDPAYSRDDYDRYYRSGSGAEDFYRRKDEPFRDPYRDPWNGRREPEVASNLSSTVDDRARPEERRRNELYRQYYEELQRRYDTDRPVDCSVIVVNKAQNVYLCSENNCREYAETVGRKVRDLGMVVDLIFLNTEVSLTQALEDVGRARTPFAIIITQQHQVHRSCTVNILCGTPQEHRNMPMQDAMMLVAHNYDTYKVENREKEREEIARNAAKMADSVLLREPDRESHPVSVLTAITLLSENRFVTPEEMDGLIAYLTDKRTRLLRSAADPLAATVHAAAPAAVHHDVPPSAAGLPPASHPTRTPAQTSHLGLSAASGASANPSHQQELQAKILSLFNSGSGVSAGASGPPSASQPQAYSSLGPPPSQNPARPPMPGPPAVGSQGYGTPPGRMQVPPGVQRPPTSASGINFDNPSVQKALDTLIQSGPSLNHLVGPAGSQQQPPRSAPSMGQVPPMSMYPRHY
- the ncoa5 gene encoding nuclear receptor coactivator 5 isoform X5; translated protein: MSRRRSCSASPGRFSRTCSSNDPREMERRIFVGNLPTSDMEKKDLEDLFSPYGKIVGVSMFRGFGFVQFERVEEAEAAKSAQKGRIYKGYKIDVNMAVERRQAKLQSQQSPPRRAPYGSYGDSKEPQTRSRSPVYGRESREGREPRESRDGRESRDSRDGRDPGRESRPGGHSRDHDYRYRSSESRDKDPRGPDPRGPDPRGPDPRGPESRDPAYSRDDYDRYYRSGSGAEDFYRRKDEPFRDPYRDPWNGRREPEVASNLSSTVDDRARPEERRRNELYRQYYEELQRRYDTDRPVDCSVIVVNKAQKEYAETVGRKVRDLGMVVDLIFLNTEVSLTQALEDVGRARTPFAIIITQQHQVHRSCTVNILCGTPQEHRNMPMQDAMMLVAHNYDTYKVENREKEREEIARNAAKMADSVLLREPDRESHPVSVLTAITLLSENRFVTPEEMDGLIAYLTDKRTRLLRSAADPLAATVHAAAPAAVHHDVPPSAAGLPPASHPTRTPAQTSHLGLSAASGASANPSHQQELQAKILSLFNSGSGVSAGASGPPSASQPQAYSSLGPPPSQNPARPPMPGPPAVGSQGYGTPPGRMQVPPGVQRPPTSASGINFDNPSVQKALDTLIQSGPSLNHLVGPAGSQQQPPRSAPSMGQVPPMSMYPRHY